Sequence from the Ostrea edulis chromosome 8, xbOstEdul1.1, whole genome shotgun sequence genome:
gttattgttgcaatttataacatttttgtcaagaaacttttaataagacatctagaacaaaagttgttcagctttacaagatctttcgaacaacatcatgaaaaaggcgaacgagcctcatggctcgcctgaacagtttgattagtgtcacaattactaacttttttctcgagaatcttttcataagacatgtagaacaaaagttgttcagttttgcaagatctttcaaaagatatcaagaaaaaggcccacgggccttatgactcgccttaacagtctgataaatgtcgcaatcaataacttatttctcaagaaaatgttgataggacatgtagaacaaaatttgttcagttttgccagatatatctagaatgatatcaaatttaggcctccgggcgacataactcacctgatcagtcgaatttgtatcgcagtaaataacattattaacttttttctcgaaaaaaggctgacccctttaattactCTCCGataggggcagagagtctttaatttataacacttaaatgatcaatatttgtaaaacactacCGAaactaaattgtacgtctagacaatatatttgtatcgttatttatgaacgaaaatctcagttaaattcttatctcatcgcATCTAAAATTGGATAGAAGACcaactcgttgctcgcaacgagatcgcatctagttattattctttttctccggtacttttttgtccggtagtgttctcagaaactacaaaagggatcgatatgaaacttttcaggatgatagtatagcgttagtagatgtgcatagtgatagtcattttgtccacacgtgcatgcacgcgcgcaaacgtgcactgcaattttggtacaaaaaatggaaaatcagaatattaaagggatcgatatgaaatctaaatagtatggtagtatatcatttgtagatatgaaaaataatagttattttgtctgcacgcgcacgcatgcgcgtgtattacaaaatttgtacactaactttggatacagtctaacttttttgttgttcattgaaatggcttgatattcatatcataggtagatattgagacccttaactgatttgcatggtcaaaattacccatttgcacgtgcatgcacgtgcgcttcattttgattggataatactaaaacgtttgtaactatcttatttatgaagtgaatgagatgatattcacagcatacgtagacaatatgtgtatcgacATATTGGTGTTACAAAAAAAtaccaacgcacacgcgcatgcgcgtgcaacgtttttcaaatgtttatttttaaatgacaataACGTTTTCGTTtctcatcaaattctattgatattaggggtttagatgtgtcttggtactccttacaaattgctgtggttagaattactgctcagaacgtgcatgcacgtgtgctgaattctgattggacgattttaaaatcgctataacttccttatatttggtggaaacgttaagaaattcatactgtgggtatatgatacaaatgcctgttgcaCGGCATCAACAAAAATCATACACGTGCAACGCTTTTTTTCATTtgttggtactgaaatgaccatattgaacgtactacatgtaattcaaggctaaaataaaatgatttttgctatagattcacaaggacatcactttttaattgggggaagtttggggaacatctgtaacggtccccattacaattagaactagtttgaCTTTTGAATTTCTTGCTCATGCAAAAGGCATACCAAAATCAACGACTGTTGGTTATTTTTGGAAGTGGATGGATATAATGCATACCAAGCTAGACTTTTTAATTCGATGGTTAGACCGAGAGATAATTCACAGAACAATTCCAGCTGTATTCGAGGCAAAGTTTCCTCGACTGACTTCTATCATTGATTGTTTTGAGATTTTTATTGAAGCACCGAAGAACTTCCTCGCCCGTGCACAGTGTTACAGTAATTACAAGAGACATACTACCATTAAGTGTTTCATTTCGTGCAACCCACTCGGAGCAATAAACTTTTTGTCAAAATGCTGGGGTGGACGAGCATCAGACATTGAAATAGTTAGAAATTCTGGATTTATTGACTCACAGTTACATTCTCCAGGAGACCAAATTTTAGCAGACAGAGGATTTGCCCTTGCTGATGACTTTGCTGCACAGTGCAGTGCAGAGTTAATTACTCCGGCTTTCACTAAACGGAAAAAACAGCTGTTTGCTAGAGAAGTGGAAATCTCAAGGAAAGTTTCATCTGTGAGAATACACATTGAGCGGGTAATAGGATGTATGAAAAACAGATTTAGCATCCTGAAAGGTACTCTTCCTATTCGCTGTATTCAAAGCTTAAAGAATGAGAAGTTGGATGCAACCTATGCCAGCTGTGACAAAATTTTAACTGTGTGTGCTGCCCTCACCAATCTGGAACCAAGCATTGTTTTTCAAGAGTAATTCATGTGATTGTGTGACAGAGACAAGaccattatttttttcaatttttaatttctttcatgaataattcaatGATTGTGACAATGGCAAAACATAATTTTTCAATCTTGAATAAATTAATTGCAACATGAATGATGATTATGAATAAATaagaaattcaaataaatagtTTAAATTAATTATGCCTTGATATTCCTTTTTCCTATCCTCTTCGTGCCCGGTGGCACATAAGGCTGATACCAGATCCCTCCATTTGTTTCTATTCATAGCCATCTTTTCTACTTCCTTCCAGGTTTTTCCCATCTTCTTTATATCACTTTCTATAGTCCTTCTCCATGTCTCTCTAGGTCTTCCTCTGCTTCTCTTTCCTTCTGCTGGAGTCCATTTAAGTGCTGTTTTCGTGATGGATTCGTTTCCTTTTCTGATGACATGGCCAATCCATCTAAACTGTCTTTGTTTAATCATTGTGATTAGATCTTTCTGCCCTGTTCTTTTATATAGatctttgtttgatattttcctGGGCCAGTAGATCTTGCATATTTTCCTTAGACATTTTGTGTGGAATCCGGACAGCCTTTTATTATCTTTTTGCGTTAGTCTCCAACATTCTGCACCATACAGCAAGACTGATAGGACCTTGCTCTGGTATAGTCTGATCTTTGTCTTTTCGCTGATGTTACTAGTCCTCCATATTTTATTAAGTTGGTGAAAGGAAGCTTTTGTCTTCTGTCTTGATATGAAAGTCATTAATTATAGTTATCCGAACTTTGCTTTTggtatttacaatatttacatttcaatacATGTCAATACAAATTGACACAAATGTCAATTTATCACATTGGCACGACCATTTGCTTCAACCATGAACTCACTGATTTTTCATTGACAATCGGCATTCCTTGCAATACCAAGTCTTGGTACATGGCAGGCGTTTAAGTTTCAGACAAGAAATGTGGAACCACTGGTCACATTTATCACATCCTACCATATCAGAGTTGGTGTCACTTGTTGCATTACAAATGCAAAATCTATTAGTGTTGGAAGGTTTTGTGGCACTGGGGGTAGTTCCACTCCTATTATTCTCCAGTTTCCTTGTTAGCAGTTCTGGTAGAATGTGGTATGTCCAGAAGGTCTCCAGCTTCTGCATcatttcagaaatgaaagtggGGTCACGCTCTATTCTTGTTATGACACAGTCGATAGGGGTCCATATCATAAAGTCCGCATAGTCAACATCACACACATATATCTGCAGCTACACTTGTGCAAAATACTTATGGTTTGCTTTCAATGCATATGTATCACTCAAGCAAAAGGACTTGTCCAATGAAATGACAGAGTCCAGACCTGTGTCCCTGTACTTGTATGGACACTTGATTTCAAGAACTCCTTTCCCACAACAGCTGCACTCAGTCATTCCATCTGGTGAGGCTCCTATGAATGTCTTTTCAGGATGGATACAAAGTCCTACTTTTGTCGTAGTTCCATCAATGTGGTTCATTTTTACTTCTGGTGCCAGATAAATATGGCCTGAGGGTGGTTCCTTAAGTTGTCCTTCAGCTTGATGAtgaatgaaggtgtataacttAAAAGCATATTCTTCATGTTCGTTTCCCCATTCTATGGCTGGCACTCTCAAGGGTCTGT
This genomic interval carries:
- the LOC130049609 gene encoding uncharacterized protein LOC130049609 — protein: MHTKLDFLIRWLDREIIHRTIPAVFEAKFPRLTSIIDCFEIFIEAPKNFLARAQCYSNYKRHTTIKCFISCNPLGAINFLSKCWGGRASDIEIVRNSGFIDSQLHSPGDQILADRGFALADDFAAQCSAELITPAFTKRKKQLFAREVEISRKVSSVRIHIERVIGCMKNRFSILKGTLPIRCIQSLKNEKLDATYASCDKILTVCAALTNLEPSIVFQE